A part of Miscanthus floridulus cultivar M001 chromosome 6, ASM1932011v1, whole genome shotgun sequence genomic DNA contains:
- the LOC136457902 gene encoding replication protein A 70 kDa DNA-binding subunit B-like, which yields MDPYDFAENGYRCTVTIGRLVPNVSWWFPSCNRCSKSCVPDGSGYRCNGCSTNSFRFKYKISFVALDGTDEAEMVCFGDVARRIIGKPVQQILRTATNANTYPPDVTKMVSLRFTFQVSLTQQSYYRQQKTYQVVSVVTSHGQPNAIPHAPVNEDGAHPSTPESDHSLTAATDDGSELVTPNSVTDGGVPSPVATNRSVS from the exons ATGGATCCGTATGATTTTGCT GAAAATGGGTACCGCTGCACTGTGACTATTGGTCGGCTTGTTCCCAATGTATCATGGTGGTTCCCATCTTGCAATAGATGCAGCAAGAGCTGTGTTCCAGATGGCTCTGGCTACAGGTGTAATGGATGCTCGACAAACTCTTTCAGGTTCAA GTACAAGATTTCCTTTGTGGCCCTTGATGGCACGGATGAGGCAGAGATGGTATGCTTCGGTGATGTTGCACGTCGCATCATTGGGAAACCAGTCCAGCAAATCCTTAGAACAGCTACAAATGCTAACACATATCCACCGGATGTTACCAAGATGGTTTCTCTCAGATTCACCTTTCAGGTCTCTCTGACTCAGCAGAGCTATTACAGGCAGCAGAAAACCTATCAGGTTGTTTCTGTGGTGACATCACATGGTCAGCCAAATGCTATTCCTCATGCTCCTGTGAACGAAGATGGTGCCCATCCCAGTACTCCTGAGTCTGATCATAgcctcactgctgccactgatgaTGGATCAGAATTGGTGACACCTAATTCTGTGACAGACGGCGGTGTTCCGTCTCCGGTGGCTACAAAT AGATCAGTCAGCTAA